The following DNA comes from Capsicum annuum cultivar UCD-10X-F1 chromosome 7, UCD10Xv1.1, whole genome shotgun sequence.
aaattacaAGTTCATCAATTAATTCACACAAAATTTGttgaaattcaaatacaaactcaattttttttcaataccTGTACTCGcagttctttttaaaaaaatttagaccCTTATCAACTCCAAATTCTTCAATCtgtttttgaaattgatttgagTTGCTGATAAAGAAAATcaccttttgaattttgaattaagttATTGTAATTAAAAAGAGTCATTTAAGAAAaagaaacttcaaaattaaatatatggCATAAATAAACGAactgtttatattttatttaactcaactgatttgcGTTAAAAAAGAAACTGTTATTACATTTGTATATGCATTTAAATAACTAACAttatctaaaatacaaaatacaacttgctatttttcgtaattatgaaacaatTACTATGAAAGTTCTAATTGTGAGTATAAATATGCTACTTATGAATTTTTCCATAAATTATTCATTTGTTTTTCAAGCCGAACAAGTTTGTTGTTGTTAGAAAGAGTAACTTACAGGTTTGATACTCACTAAGAAATTAATGTAAgggtcaatttttaaaaataattggtccattattgattttttaaagtgACACTTATTTTAAACCAAATTAGTCTGGCTCAAGCGATACTTATTGAAAAGGAGGGAGTGTTGAATTTCAGTCGTCTTTTTACACATGCTTCATTTCTTTTGCATTTTTCGAAAAACCTGAGATTGAAAACCCACAATTTATtagtttagtttaatttatagaCTTTAAGTTGATTTAGTTTTGGCATTTGAAAATCCCCAACTAACACCCttcctatgtacacccctacgaGTAAACATATCATGCAATGAGCTATAAACATTAGGGGACATCATCTGCAAATTGCAACATAGCAATGGAATCAATATTGAAAGTTCAGTTTGGAAAAAGAATTCCACaatgataaaactaaagaatatAAAAAGGTTGATAAAGAATATGAAGTATGAGAAAATGACAATAATACATGAATGTATACAAAAATATTGTAAAGTAACCAATACTAAAATCATCATGGAGTATATCAAAACCAAAAAGAAACCAGATGTACCGTGATGTTCAACATAAATTAACCCCAAGAAAGATCATTTTGTTTACAAGAAAAACATCAAGAATCCACCACCAATTGCCAAAAACAAATGATTCAAAATGCCCCAGCTCATCAACTTGTGAGAAGCTGATGGTGATGATGAATCTCGCGAGGCTGGTGCTTTAGCATTGCCTGTTTGATCAGCAGCTGGACTATCAGCAGTAGGAGCGATATCCTTTACTGGTGCTGGTGCTGGAGCTGGCATTGGAGGCAAATCTGTCCCGAAAATGGCTTCAGGAAGAAGCACCTTGTCCACCTGATAAACAGCAACTGGATAAGTAGCACGAACAGCGCTACTAACTTTAGTCCTAGACCATCCAGAGTTAAGGTGAACGGTCCCAGAATCATCTGTGAAGTTCAATGAGTACAAGTTTCCTCCAGCTAATGTACTAACAGGGCTCATGTCACTAAGGTTCTTGAAATCAGCTAGACTGTAGTAACGTGGCAATGCATGGAAAAGGCAAAGGGACTTAAGTTGGTCTGAGGTGAGATTGGAAAGTGAGGGCTTTTTGAGTGAGGTAAAGGCTGAGTCTTTGGGAACAAAAAGAGTGATCCCTTGTTCTGTGTTGTTAGCTTGGGTTTGGAAAGTCTCAATGACTTTAGTCGATTCGAGGTAGTTAAGGAACGTGTGGAAAGGGCCTGCAACGGAGAGTAAGTCCGTAAGGTTCGTGTATTCTGGACCTGGTGCTGGTGCCGGAGCCATGATTGGAGCTCCAATCGCTTTTCCCTTCGCGACTACAGTTGACAATTGAAGGACTAGCAGTAGACTAGTAACAATGAGAACCATGGAATAGCCCATTTTCTCTTAGTGTTGATACACTGCCGATCCCTACAAATTCAAGATCCATGAATGAGTCAACCAAAAACAGAACAAATGGCCATAAATATAGCATTTTCAACTAAAACTAAGCAGAAACTTTGCATCTTTAGCCAACACTAAGCGCAAAATTTGCATCTTTAGCTAAATTTAAGCACAAATTTTGCATCTTTAGCTAAAACTAAGTCAAACAGGACTGATCCAAGTGAATTGCATTTGAGATCGCAAGAATATGTTATCTAGACACCCTTTTAGTTAGATCTCAGCCTTTCCACTACAGAATTTGTTCAGTGTAACTTTTATCTACCCTTTTGGATAGACAAGAAGGTGGTGCATTTTCATAATTACACTAAAAATTCAAGCTTAAATTTTCTTGAGAAAATGATTACGAATTAGTAAAATTGTAACTCATCAACTCAAGGGCTAAATCAGTAAATTCTTGAATTCTTACATAAAGTTGTACATAGAGGTAACATGCAAGACAGAATTAAGTAAATATAACAGTAAAAAAACACCAAGAAAAAGAAACTTCTAGATGTTACAATGTCAATAACAGCTTTTGATGTCTTTGAGGAAAACAATGCAAGTACATTAAGCTGACTGAACAAGAACACAGATCCAGATCCAGTCACAACCCCTTCTCTCCCCCATCCCCCCCCCCCcgcaaaaaaagaaataaaaataaaagaaaaaccccACACACATACACAAAAAAACAGTAAACAGGACAAAACAATGCAAATGCTTAgagaaaaaaatgcaaagaaTAAAAAGAGTAATTATGAGGAAAAACAGACCTTGAAGAGAGAAGCCGAGAGAGAGAGACAAAAGGCCAGAGAGCAAAAGGGTATAGAGTTTGGTGTCCAAAGAGAGTATTTAAAGAAAGAGCATGTGTAAATATTACAACAAATGCAGTGGCATTTGGTGAAGGGAAAAaggacaaaagaaagaaaaaaggaaaataaagagtAGGTTCAGGGCTTTTGCTTACGTCTATGATTACTAATACTATATGTGCGTTCTTTGGTCCTCATTATTTTATAGTAATAATTTGATAGTTTGTTAATTTTGTGTGTTGAGTGGAAATAACTATGGTGACAAGACTTTAAAGCAAAGTGTTGATGTGCGTTGGCATTTCAATGTCTTCATCTAATTGTTTTAATTTCTTGAACGTTTTCGATGTTTCTTTGTGTGTGATTTGTCTACAAATTTGTATTCTACCCATATGTGTCATTTCTCGATGTACGAGAACTTTACGTTATACTAACAATAGGGTAGCTTCCAGTTGCATACACTATTTTTAGGGATAGTTTCGTGTGAcacataaattataataatttaaaaataaaatgtaagattattttatcttatgtttGATTGAAGATAGTAATTAGtcaaagaattatttatttcactatttatattttagtGATGAAAATTATTTATCTCACCATTTATGATAGGAATTATTTATTCActatttatgaatcaaaaatatccttctttaattttttgactcaaaaatattccttcattatatttttggctcaaaattaCACCTATCTCTAATGGAATGACCCCAAGCATGTCATGTGGACAAAAAAGGCCACACAACCAGCCAGCGTCCACGTGAAAAATAACCCCATTTGAtcagtttatttttttttctatttaaaatccGACCCCAACCCatattcaaattaatttttgtCAGACATTTGAGTAGTACAAACTATTACTACATTTGTTAAAAAATAGCTTTTGTTTATAGTTGCTATTGAATTTTCTCTTGAAAATGAGTAAAATTTATGTTGATTGTGTTGCGTTGCTAACAGGAGCACAATAATAGCTTATATACAAGCTTTATAGGTTCCAGAAACTGGCAGAGTTGGATCCTATTGAACTCAAGAAACTGATGCTCGAAGATTCGAGAAGAAAACTGAGACTAACAACCCGAACAATAGGGTAGAAGAAGTTGTCTTTGAAAGAGCATGGAAGAGGTTAGATTTCATGGCAACATGATAGATCAGAAACCATCGATATGGTGGTCGAATTAGACTTAAAAATCGAGCTTGATGGTCAGATTTTAGATTAACAAAAAATGAGCTAATTAAATAAGGTGATTTTTCACGTGGACTAGCGATGACATTTTTTGTCCAAGTGGCATGAGGTGTCATTCAGTTAGAGGGGGGGGAGGGGTATTTCTGAGCTAAAAAATTAACtatggggtatttttgagcccAAAAACTAACGGATGATATTTTTGCTCAATTTCAGACAGTTTAacggtatttttgacccttttcgtTGCATAAATGAATGGTCCACTATATTACATTGGATTGATATagttaagtttttaattttcCACTTGCATAGTcctttattttcttacaaaaatgaTTGGAAAATATGGTATACAATATTATACCGGTAATGTCACCTCATACGCCtacttcttctccttctccttctccttctccaacAACACGTCTCCGCTACTCCAAGTGCTTCAACCATTCTCAATAGGTATCTCCATGAGAAGAAAAATTTCGGCGAAATAGATCTGAATTGATCTATACCTGGCTAAATGAATGTATGTTTGATGTATCTCAATGTATATTCAATGTATGATAGATGTATATCAGGTGTATATTAACTTTTATGTCTTATGTAGTACAGTGTATCAAGTACATACAATgatataaagatatgtttattattttatgttgtgtgTATGTCATTTATATACAACAATACACACATAAAATTACATACAAATATGTAAACAGTATGCTGTGTGTATGTCATTTATATAAAGCGATACACACAAACAAGTACATACAATTACATACAAATATGTAAACAGTATGTTGTGTATATGTCATTTATGCATCTTGTATGCTTTGCGtatatcaaatatatattattgGATGTGTTGTGTATGTCAGTTGTATAGTATGACATGCAATTATATACGTCGATATATAATGTTATATAAGTGTAAATAGAGAGAAGTTGTGGAAAAGAACTTTGGCAAAGAAGAAAGTTTcgatgaaggaaaaaaaataatggacAGAACCATTTGATCTTTGGCAAAACtccggtggaggaataatagtaGTATATCTATGTAGTAGTCCCTTTTAGATCCTATCTACAACTAGTTTTTGTTGGACTAAAATAGTCTAAGGATACTTCTAATACGGTGTGATATTATCAACTTTGATTTAAATCAGCATGGTGTTCTTTAAAAAAAACTCACACGTTAAGAGTGTCCAACACCGTCATTATAAGTAGCTACCTATTTTTTCAACCACTAAAGTGGGATTTTGTTTGTACATTCAATAATCTCcccctctaactaagttagacaTGACTCATTATCATTGATTCATATGGGTTCGAGATTCAGCATGTCATTGTGTCATCAACATCCTCATACTCCCCTATCCAACAAGACTTGTCCATTATTGATCTGTCACACATtcttacaaataataaataataagggtAACTTTACTAGATCACCCTTCGAACATAATAAATGTTATGCcttgaaaaataaattgagtGATGGGTAGtatttaataacaaggataaaatggatagaaaaagataaattatttattaatttttcaaatagaaCAAGTATTATtggatatctatttttaatataatagacAAATATTGTTGGACAAACAAGTAGTATTTACGATTATTAAAGTCCAAAGGTTGTGTATGGACCTTCAAAGCTACAAGTGAATGTAGTTATTATTACTTATAAGCCGGTGAGACTTAGTCAAATTTCAGCAATTAAAATGAGgtaattctcaaatatagacccaaattagggtggctttcaaattttagccccaaatgaAAAGGCTttgttaaaatagcctttacTTGTTAAGTCATATTCTTTTGGAGGAAAATACCCTCCTGCAGAATATTCTCGGTTAAAtctctttcttcctctctttcttccaaattccAGAATCGACTTTCAAAATATTGCTGGTAAATCGCTTTCTTCTAAATTCGAGAATCGACTTTCAAACATTCGCAGAATCGACTTTAGCCGTAAGGTTTCTTCaggtatgaatttcatcatcaaaattcattatggtaattttagcttattgatgcattgtgaaaattttagctcgttatataattagcatattgatttgatttttaggaaGGTGAACGTAAGCTGAACTTGGGATATGCTATTAttgtagtaacatatttaccATTAAGGAATTCCGTCGAACAGGTTATGGGCAGTTTGTTATTGtggttataattgtgtttgagtagttgcgGGGGGTTGGTCTTAGAGAGAAAGACCATTAATATGGGAGTAAGGTTGATCGCAACATATTTTAGAAAGGCCAAACGTATAAGGTCAAGATGGTACAAGAAATTAGTTCCAAGTAGTTCAAACTAgtggtataattagcattagaagatgatgaggaattgtgtcgaacagtttgtggggagtttgttattatgattataattgtgtttgagtagttgcgAGGGTTTGGTCTTGGAGGAAAAGGCTGTGTTTTCCATCTCGAATGAATCCAGCCTCTGTTTTAGAGATTAAAGAAGCACTAACTTGTTGATTCTAAGATAGAGCACCTTAGCTATTAGCTTGTATAACATAGAGCAACAGGCAATGGGTTTAAACTCTTTAATGGTAGTAGGATTTGTCACTTTAGGTAACAAGATTACTATTATACAACTTTT
Coding sequences within:
- the LOC107878156 gene encoding fasciclin-like arabinogalactan protein 7, which produces MGYSMVLIVTSLLLVLQLSTVVAKGKAIGAPIMAPAPAPGPEYTNLTDLLSVAGPFHTFLNYLESTKVIETFQTQANNTEQGITLFVPKDSAFTSLKKPSLSNLTSDQLKSLCLFHALPRYYSLADFKNLSDMSPVSTLAGGNLYSLNFTDDSGTVHLNSGWSRTKVSSAVRATYPVAVYQVDKVLLPEAIFGTDLPPMPAPAPAPVKDIAPTADSPAADQTGNAKAPASRDSSSPSASHKLMSWGILNHLFLAIGGGFLMFFL